In a genomic window of Streptomyces noursei ATCC 11455:
- the dhaK gene encoding dihydroxyacetone kinase subunit DhaK, translating to MRMLINVAETVVADALRGMAAAHPELVVDVANRVIVRRDAPVAGKVALLSGGGSGHEPLHGGFVGPGMLDAACPGEVFTSPVPDQMVRAATAVDAGRGVLFVVKNYTGDVLNFRMAAELAEDEGVQVASVLVDDDVAVRDSTFTAGRRGTGATLFVEKIAGAAAEEGMPLERVEAVARKVVASSRSLGVALSACSTPAKGGPTFDLPPGELELGVGIHGEPGRERRAMMTSHEIADFAVDAILEDLRPRLPVLVLVNGMGATPLLELYGFGAEVHRVLDERGVTVARTLVGNYVTSLDMAGCSVTLCQVDEELLRLWDAPVATAGLRWGR from the coding sequence ATGAGGATGTTGATCAACGTCGCCGAGACCGTGGTGGCGGACGCCCTGCGCGGGATGGCCGCGGCGCATCCGGAGCTGGTGGTGGACGTGGCGAACCGGGTGATCGTGCGGCGGGACGCGCCGGTGGCCGGGAAGGTGGCGCTGCTCTCCGGCGGGGGGAGCGGGCACGAGCCGTTGCACGGGGGGTTCGTGGGGCCGGGGATGTTGGACGCGGCGTGTCCGGGGGAGGTGTTCACCTCGCCGGTGCCGGATCAGATGGTGCGGGCCGCGACGGCGGTGGACGCCGGGCGCGGGGTGTTGTTCGTGGTGAAGAACTACACCGGCGACGTGCTGAATTTCCGGATGGCTGCGGAGCTGGCGGAGGACGAGGGGGTGCAGGTCGCCAGCGTGCTGGTCGACGACGACGTCGCGGTGCGCGACTCGACCTTCACCGCCGGGCGGCGCGGGACCGGGGCGACGCTGTTCGTGGAGAAGATCGCGGGGGCGGCGGCGGAGGAGGGAATGCCGCTGGAGCGGGTGGAGGCGGTGGCCCGGAAGGTCGTGGCGTCGTCGCGGAGTCTGGGGGTGGCGCTGAGCGCCTGCTCGACGCCGGCCAAGGGCGGCCCGACGTTCGACCTTCCGCCGGGCGAGCTGGAGTTGGGGGTGGGGATCCACGGCGAGCCGGGGCGGGAACGGCGGGCGATGATGACCTCGCACGAGATCGCGGACTTCGCGGTGGACGCGATCCTGGAGGATCTGCGACCGCGGCTGCCGGTGCTGGTGCTGGTGAACGGGATGGGGGCGACGCCGCTGCTGGAGCTGTACGGCTTCGGCGCGGAGGTGCACCGGGTGCTCGACGAGCGCGGGGTCACGGTCGCCCGTACGTTGGTGGGGAACTATGTGACGTCGCTGGACATGGCCGGCTGCTCGGTGACGTTGTGTCAGGTCGACGAGGAGTTGCTGCGGTTGTGGGACGCGCCGGTGGCGACGGCCGGGCTGCGGTGGGGGCGCTAG